GGCGTTCCTCGGTGGGGTTCTGGGCCTGAACATGGCGAATCTGATTTTCGGGGCCGGGGCGGTTCCGTCGCTTCTGCCGAGGATTCTCATCGTCATCGGCATGCTGACGGGCGTGATGGTGGCGGGTCTGGTCTTCCTGGCCGCCGGAGGCGCCCTGGGATGGCTCGTCGGCCTGGCGACGGAGTCCGTAAAGGCAGCCCGGGCCCGGGCCCATGACAAGGCGGGTGGTCTTCCCGGCGAAAAGCGTTAAGGGCACTTTACAATCTGCCCAAAAATAAAGAAGGTAAAGGAGGGATGCGGATGAAGGAGGACAGGTTTTCCACGCTCAAGGCAGGCAGACGCGTGGGGGCCGTAGTCGGCGGGATAATTTTCGTGCTCCTGGGCATTGTTCCGGGCTTGTACTTCGGGAGCTACGCAACGGTTGTCCTGCTGTCTCATCTGACGGGGGGGCCTATCGAGACGGGGATTCTGACGCGGGCGCTTATCGCCTCGGGAATCATACTGGGACTTTTCTGCACCGCGGCGCTGAGCATCGTGGCGGGTTCCCTGGCCGGCATGGTCCTGGCCCTGGCGGGGGACGCGCTCACCTCGACCCTGTGGCCCCGGAGGAAGCAGCGGGAATCGCAAACCGCGGCCACCGTAAACTAAAAAACGCGTAAAGGAGACATGCGTAGATGAAAGCCACTCATACCTTTCTTCTGATGTGCGCAGCACTTCTCCTCTTGCCCATAGTGGCCGCGGCTGGTGTGAATTCCGGGTGCATCGTCTGTCACAACGCCAGCGTCGGCACCGTCACGGGTGAGAAGGGAGAGGTGAACCTCAGGGTTGACCCCGCACGGTTCGACAGGTCCGTCCACGGGTTCCTCTCCTGCACGGACTGCCACGAGAAGTACGCCGGCAACCCTCATGCGGCACCCTCGGGGTACGTAAGCCCCGAGGTGCAGAAAATAGCGCAGGAAGTGCGGCCCAAGGCACAGGCCGACCCCGTGGCCATGGCGGCCTGCTCCAAGTGCCATCCGGAAATCTATGAGAAGGTCCTGGGCAGCGTGCACGGGGAAAATGTGGTCGAGAAAGGCAAGACGGACGGCGCCCTGTGCGTGGACTGCCATGGAAGCCCGCACTACGTGCTGGCTTCGGACGCGAGCACGTCTCCCGTCAACCGGGCCAATGTCGTGCAGACATGCGGTACCTGTCACCGAAACGGCGGGGTCGCCGCCTCCTACGATATCGAGGGAGACGTCATGAAGACTTTCGAGGAGAGCTTCCACGGCAAGAAGCTCGCCTTGGGCCACACGGGCGCCCCCACCTGCATCAACTGCCACGGCTACCATGACGTCAAGGCCAGCGACGACCCGACCTCTCCCGTGTTCGGCGCCAACAAGATAAAGACCTGCGGCAAATGCCATGAAGGGGCCAACCAGAAGTTCGTCGCAGCCATCACGCACCAGGAAGTGGGCCCCATTCCACATTACGCGGAGAAGGGCCTTATCCTTCTGACCATGTCCGTCATCGCCTTTACGGTAATGCACGTCATCCTGGAGGCCTATGCGGACATCAGGGACACGTTCTTCCGCAGGGTCCCGGCTGAAGCAAAAAAGAAGAAGGAGGAAGAGGAGGAGGAAACCGCATGAAAAACGAACAGACCGAAGTCCAGAGATTTGACATACATTTCAGGATCCAGCACGTCGTCATGTTCACCACGTTTCTCACCCTCTCCTTCACGGGCTGGGGCCTCAAGTACGCGCAGGTGGACGTCTCCCACTGGCTCATCCGCCTTTTCGGCGGCCCGGAGACGGCGGGCATCATCCACAGGGTGGCCGGCGTCACCATGATCGCGGATTTCACGTACCATCTCGTGTACCTGGCGTACAGGAAGTACAAGGGGCAGCTCAGGCTCTTCCGGAAGGAAACCACGATTATCCCCCTGCCCAAGGACGTCAAGGACGTCGTCCACAACTTCCTCTACTTCCTGGGCGTCGTCAAGACGAAGCCGCAGTTCGCCAAGTTCTCCTATGCCCAGAAGTTCGACTATTGGGCGGTCTTCTGGGGCATGTTCATCATCGGATTTTCGGGATTCTGCCTGGCCTTCCCCATCTTCATGTCGACTTTCTTCCCCCAGGCCATCAGCGGCTGGGTATGGCAGCTCCTGGCCATCATGCACAGCGACGAAGCGCTCCTGGCCATCGTGTTCATCCTGTTCTGGCACTTCTACAACGAGCACCTCAAGCCGGAGGTCTTCCCGATGAGCTGGGTCTGGCTGACCGGCCGGATACCCCTGGCGGAACTGAAGCACAAGCATCCCCTGGAGTATGAACTGCTGTACAAGGACAACAAGGAAGAGTGAGGATATGACGACACTCCGCACCATAACGGCCGCGCTCTTCGTGGTGGCCCTTCTGGCAGGATGCAACTTCCTCGCTCCCGAGGCCGAAAGCAACCACAAAGTTGCCGACGCCAAGCCGGCCGCCGAGTCCGCCGCGCCCCAGGGGGGCGTTGCCGCCCTGCCCTGCTTCGGCTGCCACCCCTATGCCGCCTTCAACGAGGCCTTCCCCCACGAGACGCACGGCTCCATGGGGCTTCACTGCACCCAGTGCCACGGGATGAAGGCCCACAAGAGCAATACCATCATCGGCGAGACCTGTAACAACTGCCATAACATGGGCGTCATGCAGATGAAGACCTCGGCCATGCCGGCCTTCTTCGACCACGCGACGCACGCGGCCATGTTCGACTGCGGGAAGTGCCACCCCGAGTCCTTCCCCATGAAGCTCAACGCGGCGGCCATCTCCATGGCCGACATCTCCCGGGGCAAGTACTGCGGCGACTGCCACAACGGCTCGGTGGCCTTCGCCTCCGACAAGTGCGACCGGTGCCACACCCGATGAGGGAGGCCACCTGAGGAGGAAGGAGCGGTCCGAAGGACCAAAGGAGGAGGGCCCCTTTTGGGGCCCTCCTCCTTTGCCTCGAATCAGGGGGAAAGTTCTTCCCGGCCTGCCTCAGCTTCCTTTCTCGACGTTGATGCCGAGCTTCTTCATCTTTCTGTACAGGGTCGCCAGGTCTATCCCCAGCTCCCGGGCCGTCTCGTCCTTGTTCCAGTCATGGTGGGCGAGGCGCTCGAGGATGAGCTTCCTCTCGTAGTAGTTCAGGGCGTCCTTGAGCCCGGCGGCGTGGGCGGCCTGGTAGGTGCGGACCTTCTCCGGGAGGTCTTCGACATAAATCTTCTCTCCCGTCGAGAGCACCACGGCACGCTCCATGGCGTTTCTCAGCTCCCGCACGTTCCCGAACCAGGGATACTCCAGGATGGTCTGCATCGCGGCCTCATCGATGCCGTCGAGCCTCTTTCCATGCTCCTCGGCGAAGCGCTCCAGGAACGTGCTGGCCACAAGGATGATGTCCTCCTTCCTCTCCCTGAGGGGCGGTATCGTCACTTCTATCACGTTCAAGCGGTAGTACAGGTCCTCCCTGAACTCCCCGCCCTTGATGGCCTCGTCCAGGTTCTTGTGGGTTGCCGCGACGATGCGCACGTCCACCGTCCGGGGGCGGGTGTCCCCCAGGGGAAGCACCTCCCCCGTCTCCAACACGTGCAGGAGCTTGGACTGAAGAGCCAGGGGCATGTCCCCTATCTCGTCGAGAAAGACCGTCCCCCCGTCGGCGGCCTCCAGGAGGCCGGGCTTATCGGCGGTAGCGCCGGTAAAAGCACCCTTCCTGTAGCCGAAAAGCTCGCTCTCCAGGAGCGTTTCGGGGATGGCGGAGCAGTTGATGGCCATGAAGGGCTTGCCGCCCCGGGGGCTGTTCTGGTGGATGATCTCCGCCAGAAGCCCCTTGCCGGTACCGCTTTCGCCGAAGATGAGGATGTTGCTCTTCGTGGACACCACCTTCTCCACCAGGTCGAATATCTCGCGGACCTGGGGCGAATCCCCGAGGAACTTGTTGCTCCGAAGGCGGTTGCTCCGCTCCCTCCAGAGGACCTGGTTTTCCATCTCCAGCCTCCGGCCGTTCAGGGATTTCCTGATCCTGTGCTTGACCTCGTCGTTGTTGAAGGGCTTGGTGATGTAGTCGTCGGCCCCCTTCTTCATGGCGTCCACCGCGTTCTCCACGGTGGCGTACGCCGTCATGAGGATGACGATGGCGCCCGGCGAAATGTCCTTGACCCTCTCCAGAAGCTCGATGCCGTCCATCCCTTCCATCTTGAGGTCGGTCATCACCAGTTCGAAGTCCTTTTTACGGACCTTTTCCATGGCCTCCTCTCCGCTCTCGGCGGATTCGACCTCATAGCCCTCCCTGCTCAGGAGAAATTCCAGCGCGCGGCAGATGTCGCGCTCGTCGTCCACTATCAGGATCCTGTGCGCATTATTTTTCATTTATAGGCAACCTCACTCGGAACGTCGACCCCTTCCCCGCCTCGCTCTCGAAGGATATGTCGCCCCCGAAGCTCCTGACGATGGTCTGGCAGACCGAGAGCCCCAGGCCGGTTCCCTTGTCCTTGGTCGTGTAGAAGGGGTCGAAAATTCTGTCGAAATCCTTCTCGTCTATGCCCTGCCCGGTGTCGCGGAAGGCGATTTCCACCTCGCCCTCGTCTGTCCCGACGACGACGGCAAGCTGCCCCCCGTCGGGCATGGCGTCGGCCGCGTTGAGGATGAGGTTCATGAATACCTGCACGAGCTGGTTGCCGTCCACCCTCACCGGCGGAAGGTCGTCCGGCCCCTCCACGGTAATGGAGATGTTCTTCGTCCGCCGGTCGT
This sequence is a window from Nitrospirota bacterium. Protein-coding genes within it:
- a CDS encoding cytochrome b/b6 domain-containing protein, whose translation is MKNEQTEVQRFDIHFRIQHVVMFTTFLTLSFTGWGLKYAQVDVSHWLIRLFGGPETAGIIHRVAGVTMIADFTYHLVYLAYRKYKGQLRLFRKETTIIPLPKDVKDVVHNFLYFLGVVKTKPQFAKFSYAQKFDYWAVFWGMFIIGFSGFCLAFPIFMSTFFPQAISGWVWQLLAIMHSDEALLAIVFILFWHFYNEHLKPEVFPMSWVWLTGRIPLAELKHKHPLEYELLYKDNKEE
- a CDS encoding cytochrome c3 family protein: MKATHTFLLMCAALLLLPIVAAAGVNSGCIVCHNASVGTVTGEKGEVNLRVDPARFDRSVHGFLSCTDCHEKYAGNPHAAPSGYVSPEVQKIAQEVRPKAQADPVAMAACSKCHPEIYEKVLGSVHGENVVEKGKTDGALCVDCHGSPHYVLASDASTSPVNRANVVQTCGTCHRNGGVAASYDIEGDVMKTFEESFHGKKLALGHTGAPTCINCHGYHDVKASDDPTSPVFGANKIKTCGKCHEGANQKFVAAITHQEVGPIPHYAEKGLILLTMSVIAFTVMHVILEAYADIRDTFFRRVPAEAKKKKEEEEEETA
- a CDS encoding sigma-54 dependent transcriptional regulator; its protein translation is MKNNAHRILIVDDERDICRALEFLLSREGYEVESAESGEEAMEKVRKKDFELVMTDLKMEGMDGIELLERVKDISPGAIVILMTAYATVENAVDAMKKGADDYITKPFNNDEVKHRIRKSLNGRRLEMENQVLWRERSNRLRSNKFLGDSPQVREIFDLVEKVVSTKSNILIFGESGTGKGLLAEIIHQNSPRGGKPFMAINCSAIPETLLESELFGYRKGAFTGATADKPGLLEAADGGTVFLDEIGDMPLALQSKLLHVLETGEVLPLGDTRPRTVDVRIVAATHKNLDEAIKGGEFREDLYYRLNVIEVTIPPLRERKEDIILVASTFLERFAEEHGKRLDGIDEAAMQTILEYPWFGNVRELRNAMERAVVLSTGEKIYVEDLPEKVRTYQAAHAAGLKDALNYYERKLILERLAHHDWNKDETARELGIDLATLYRKMKKLGINVEKGS
- a CDS encoding cytochrome c3 family protein yields the protein MTTLRTITAALFVVALLAGCNFLAPEAESNHKVADAKPAAESAAPQGGVAALPCFGCHPYAAFNEAFPHETHGSMGLHCTQCHGMKAHKSNTIIGETCNNCHNMGVMQMKTSAMPAFFDHATHAAMFDCGKCHPESFPMKLNAAAISMADISRGKYCGDCHNGSVAFASDKCDRCHTR